Part of the Ornithodoros turicata isolate Travis chromosome 6, ASM3712646v1, whole genome shotgun sequence genome, gaggcgtgcgcctttttgtgacacttatgctgttcataattgtcacaaaaaaaggcgtacgcctcctgttttcaacaaatcagggcagataacgagttcattcgagatgatggttggctaggagcgtgctatgcggtgaagttcatttttaagagtgtaagaacGATACGAAATGATGTCAACCAGGATAAATTATGCTGCGGCGCCCACTGATGCCTAATGTAGGGCTCCTCTTGGCAGAGTCGTTCCCGGCGTCACGCACTACACTTATCACCGATGCAGTGAACGCGGCAAACTACTGCAGCCaaccaccacatagcacgctcctagccaaccaccattccgaaagATATCATTATGTGTCCTCATTTGTCCAAAGAGGGGGAGGCGCccatctgggacatgcataatgtgccccagataggcgcctccccttTTATCAACAAGTCAGGacacataatgatatcattcggaatgatggttggctgggagccgCAGTCAAGTTCTGCTTTGAGAGTGCAGGTGATATCCGACGCTGGAAAGTTGGCTCTCGAAGTTGGAAAGCGGAGATTCGGGCTATGGGAAGGCATAAGTGGAGGCTAAACGATAGTGACAATGAATACCACACACCAGATGGAAGCACCAGCTTCGTAGACGCTGTCACGGGTGTCTCCATTGAAAAGCTGGAATCCTCGTTATCACTCCGCATGACGATGCTCTTCACTTGCGCGATCTCCCGTACAGCCGCATCACTGGTCCACTGCAGCTTCACCCTGTGGCTAGTGTCGAACACTGTGCGCGAAAACAAAAAGGTAGTGTCACGAAAATGTCCATAAAACAGTGTGGTTTTCAGAAAGGGTTCTTACAGCAGCGAATGGTGAACGGACAACGCTGAACGTCTAAGGGGAAGAAGGTTACATCGATGTCGCACTGGACGTCGAAATGGTATCTGCGGCGCAGACGACAAACTGCAGTTATGGcaaatagaagaaaataaacagAGTAGGGTAGTTCCATTTGCCTAGATGCCCGCTTACTCGGTTCCATAATATAACTGGTATTGGCTATTCTTGTCCTTCAGTACCCGTCTGAATGGTTTTCAGGTGCTTGTGACTTTGTCATTCTTGCGACCTTCTAAGCATTCTAGGTCTATGCTATAGGCAAGGACAATGTTGTTATGCTATACCTTGTGATCCTTAGGAGATTCTTATCCTTGAAAAGAACGGTACGACGTACAGCGGTTGCGATAGACGCACGCTTAGCGTTGTCAAACGCTATTGTAGGCGTCCAGAGACGATCGGCAATCGAGGTCGGTAGAATCACTCCCGGTGACGGGTCGCCTACGTCGGCCAACCTCGAGTCGCGCCACTGCTCGAACATGTACATGTGCAGCTCAAAATGCTGTAAAGACACAAGGAAAGGTACCGAAGCAACATTACAAACTCAAATTTCGTGGAGCTCGCAACAGAGAGCTGCCGTCTGTCTACATTACTTCGAAGCTTATCTGCATGACCTCGGACACTTCTGTGGGGAAGCTACGAAGAAGCTTCTGGTCGCATTAAAGTGAGAATGAATTCGCTCTCCATCttaactgaaataaatgtcCTGCGGGAGAATTCGACTTCAAACAACTCTGCTACGACTCCTTTCGCTCGAAACCGACTTATTTCCAGACTTTTCGTTATTTGTCGGGCGAGTTGGAGGCGCAAACCCGCGACCACAGGGAGGAGCGGGCACAAGAATCTCCTGATCAGCTGACGTGACGTTTACGTGACGTTCTCCCAAGGATGGTCACGTGTGCTCTTCCACACTACCTCCTAAAGTATTCTCTGCACTATACAGGACGCAAATAATTCTGCAGCAGGAGCGACCGGAGCCTGGAGCCAAGGGAACACCTTCATGTCGTCACACTGACGTGACGAGTAAGTCTCTCAACGCGGGAATTTCAAACCGTGTAGATTCCAACGGTTTATAAGGCCCATAACGAATGATGCCGTTCAAGTCAGCGAAAAGTGAAACATATTGTATTTAGTAAATCAGGGCTACTCATGGAAAGAAATTATTTTTTTCTAAGTCAGAGAACGTACCTTTGATAAACTTACCGAATTGGTTTCGCTGATACTGCCAGTTTGAAGAATTTCCAAGTTGATGTAAACAGGTAGGGGTTGTCCTGAAGTTGAAGTGTCTCATCATTAGGGGATTTTGTAATTGGATGTTAGGACTAACCAGTCGAGGGTGGTATCGTTTCGTCGGTATAGTTCGAAGGAAATAGTTCCAGAAGACGAGATTTGCTAGCGAAAGAAGACAAGTCCTTACGTCTGCCAACCGGGTTTCACAGGAACTTACTTGAACGCGTGGGCGCAGGAGACAAGAAATAAGGCGGTCAGAGAAATGGATGGCCACATTTCTGTCCTGGTGAAGTGACGGAGAACATCAGAGGGTACACTAATGGTGGCAaggaagccggcaagtcacactgGAGGATGATGGGACCAAAAGAAGGAAGACGACAAAATTAATGCGTGCTACCTCTGCACGTGCTTCTTCTTCGGCGTCACAAAAGTGGCGCATAGACCAATACACATAGGTtgcaagaacacacacacacacagacatccaaTGCTTCTCGCACTTCGTTTTCGTCACCTAGttatatacagtgaaccttTTGAACAATCACTTGACCAAGGTATAGCAGCTATTGGATCTCTCCACCATTTGATTGGAAGACGATTCTACTAACAAATTCGGTGGTCGAAGCTCAGACCTAGACTACAGGCCTATTTTATTGACTTATAACCAGCAGTCAACATCCAGGTATTTTACTTCTATAGGTTCTCACCCTGAACATGCATCTGTTGTGCGACACCTTAAAAGTTGGCCAGCTTGATCTACGGGGCATGCAAGGACCTCAGGACAAGTGTCCCTAACCTCTCTCGCGAATTTCGGAGCACCATTCGAAAAAATTTGCACGACCAGATGTGCACATATACATTAATACTTTGGAGATTTTACTACTATACCTTGGGTAAAAACCTTTATCTAATTAGCAGCGAACTAAACTTTTAATGCAAAGCAAGAATTCCACAACGAGTTCGTTTTTCACAGCTAGGGCTGCACTTTCCGATATACCCGACGGCGGTACTACCGCCCTCAATCCTAGGCAAGTGCAAACTTCTTGTGCTGTGTAAGAACATTTATGTGCAGCACATTTATGTGTTATGGATCAAGGAAAAGTCGGCAACACCATAATACACCATATTGCAACATCTCATACGAAGCCTTTCACACTATGCACGTGAAAGCTTGACAGTTTTGACCTGATTGTTGTCTTCCTGGATCAAATCTGCGATCGGTCTCTTGCATGCTTGCTGATACACAAAGTCACGGGACAGTGAACAGGTGCAAGATCGTAGGTGACCGTTTGTTTGCTTCACGCCGAATCGAACTTCCTAGAACGTGACGCTGGATCGTGGGTTGGTTTGTCTTGCTTGCCCATTGTGGAACTTCGATCGGCTACGCCTTTCACTCGCAGGAATAGAAAGCTGACAAACGACCAACAGAGTTTATGCACTTGCATGCCATTGCGGTGCGCTCGTGCATGATGTCTGACGACTTAGCTATTCATGCGGCATATACCTCACCGGCATACACCGCCATCGCCCCATAATACACACGATGCCACACGCTTAGGGATGCGCGCCCTTTATCTATGGTTAAAGCAGAAGATATCAGGATGCGCTAACTGGACTGACTGAAACGTGACTACAGGCAACTGCTGCAGGCTATACTAGGCATATCAACTAGGACTCCGACGCCTTTTCTACGACACACTCTTTCACTACGACTTTCTTATCTGCTTTGTCTCCCAGTGTCTTGTATAGAGAGCACAACTCGAGTAATTGTTATTCTGATGATCTATTCAAAAGCAACTAGTAAGCACCACTATTGTATAACGTGGGAACACCCCGAACTGTTCCCAAATTCACGGACACGCAGGATCCTGTTCCTTGACTATCTCTTCCAAGACGGACTGCATCTTCAACTTGTAGGTAATCAGGTGCTCGTGCTCCTTGGGGTACCATGGGGATGTTGGTGACGTCAGCTGGAGCCAATTCTGGAAACCACGATAAACATCAATCGAGCAGGTTATGGACACACATAGGGCTTGGTTCTGCGGCAATTAGGACACACGGTGATATGGTTGTTATACATAACGCTCTCCTAGCCAAGCATTATCTCGAACAATGTCATTCTCTCCCCTGGTTtattgaaaactggaggcgtacacgtctttgtgacacttatgcagctacgttaactgtcacaaaaaggcgtacctgTTAGGTGTTATAGAGAAAGTGTACGCCTGCCGTACGAAAAAGTATAGGTTTTCTCGTAAACATGTGTGAAACAAAAAGAGCAGCAGGCACACCTCATGGCATGAAATACTCCACGGAGTGAGCAGCAGTGAGCTCTTGGGACACCCGCGCCACCCGTAGCAAAAATAGCAGGTGCTTACGAAATTATTCAGTTTGGCAAGCGTGAAGCCATAGGCGAGGATAATGGAAATGACCACCCCGTAGCAGCTCAACACAGCGATCCAAGCGGGACCCAGTTCAGACCTCATGTCGTCGAAGATGACGTAGCGAAATGCCACAACCATCTAAAGAGGAGGACTCAAGTTAGTCACGGTATAATCACTCtcacctgcactcttagaacgcTTAAAACAGAACGTGCTGCCCcgtcaaccattgcacagagtgGTCACTTCTGATTTATGAAAAGCGTGGAGCGCACgccttcttgtgacaattaacgccACTGCATTGAGTGTCgcatgaggtggtggtggtggtggtggaggtggtggtggtgaaagagctcgccgttgtcggcctcagggGTGAGCAACGTTAAGACTAACGCACTGGGGAGAAATGgcatcttgggccgacttcgcacACAAaatcgtacgcctcccgttttcaaagaATCAAGGGAGAAAACGTCGTCATTCGGGATTGTGGTTTGCTATAGGAGCTttttatgcggtgaagctgtctTAAGAATGCacgtacctttttttttaaaaagataAGCCGCGGAttatacgcgtgaaaatgcGGTAGTACCTAATTAGCAGAACGTTCTCACCGTTGGAATAAAAGGCAACACGAAGGTCCAACATATTCGCATTAGCATATTCGGACATACACCTATCATTGAGTCGATGTCGAAATCAATTTGTTGCAAGCCTGGAGAGAGATAGAATACATAtcagattattattattactactttAATGTACCGAGGTACACGAACGAGGTATGAGGGGGTCAAGATATGCTGGATATTGGAGATATATATACTGACCATAAAGCCAAATGATGCATATCGTTTCTGCAATAGTCATTTCAGACAAAAGTCCCTGCTGGCCCGCGACCTGGTTCACGAATTCCCATCCACCCTATAGGAAAAATTAAAGTCGAtagaagttttttttaattttttttttcttgtgcggGCCACTTTACTTCCGTGTCAACCACCTTACCTTGCGGTCGAAGGAAGCCTCGACCATGAacagcacgcagcacaccataGCCGTCGTAACACTGGGAATATTTTCGAATGTTGGAAAGTCGAATAGGATCacctccaagatggcgtcggtGAGCATTACCTGCGTAAACACAGTCATACACATATTACAGCACATCGCAGGTACactgtaacaacaacaacaaaacacgtAAATTGAGGGGCAATCATATAGCTTCTAGTTGCAACTATTTCCCATAGTTCCGCATGAACTACcgtgaccagcggcatggccgagcgggttaaggcgtccgtcccgcttgttggtggtagccaaggggTCGTGGTGAAgattgggaggtggtgggttcgagtcctaccacctGCTGTAATGTCTCAGGTCTTCTCTGGGTTTGCCGAAGACtctccagatgaatgtcggcgcagttccccctgaagtcggcccgggacgcataccaACAAACACCCGTGTCCCCCACTccgtcctgctgtcctctctccatctgtccacatctgtacgccgctcacagccacattccccaacaacaccgaatataaTCTGGATGTACGACTAACGTCCTAACGAATTCGTGCGTCCGATGAatatctgagggatatccatcggacgtacgagtGCGTCAGGACATTATtcttacatccagaggatattcgatGTTGTTGgggctaacacggaactaaaaaaaaaagaactaccaTGGACTTAGTCCTGAAAGGGACTAATGGGTAAGGGATATCTGTGCTCTGCCGCAAAGCAAAAACGAAATCAGCCAAGACCGGCATGTATGATAAATAAAGCGCGGTCATTTCTTAGTCACATTTCGCTGATTTTGCACGAATCTTGTTTGCGTGGTGTCGGCGTTGAATTCGTGCCAATGGTCGGGTCAAGCTAAATATTAGCATAGCGCCAAAAAATTAGGAAGAAAAGTTGAAGCAGGACACACAAAGGGGTAAACGTACCGGCATGCAGATCAAAGTGGCCAATAAATAAGCGAAGTAGATGGTCGTCCATAATCGGTGATATTCCAAGGTGCTGAGAAGGTCCGGCACGGTTACGAACAATAGTCCGGGCACTGTATATTAACAAATCGAACGGAGTTTCAACATACGGTTAAGTTACCTTGCGAGAAGTTTGACGTTTGAGGTTAACGTTTGAAGTACGAAACAATACCAGGGGCATAGTAGATGCCGTAAAAAATTCCAGGATTTGCTCCGGTAGACAATGAAATATTACCGCTCGTTGCTATGTAGCTGTTCATTCCCTACTCCGCATTTTCCCTTAGCTGTCCACTTTAGCTTAGACTTTCCAATTAACTCACTGCTTGGAAATCGTTAAAGAGCATCGAAGCAAATATAGCAACAAAGTTTATGCTATGAAGAGGATAGCGTTTTCCACAAAGAACTGAACCAAATGGTCAATTTAAAGTTTTAGCGTATAATACGTTCAAAGTATAGTCTAGCTCCAATCGCGCTTTTTAAGCTTATCATTACAGATCCCCGTATACTTTATCTTGGGTAATCCTGTATATTTATACTTTCATATGATTTATTATGCGAAACCATTCGCTGGTACGGTGCATGCAAATTACTCAGTATACGCACCGTATGCCAATGTTACACTATCACAGGTGCAGATCAGCTACGTAAACGAAGAATGGATATATGGTTAAAATCGCCAATGAGCATCACCAATAACTGCTGGTTCCAGAGGGATTGTGATGTACAGGACTGAGGCAACGAGAGCACTAGGTATCTAGTCAGTGCTCCCCGCGTTGGTCTCTAGAAAACTCGAAATTCGTTCATAAAAAGTGATCCACTTTTTCATAATGAATCCCCTTACTTTCTATTTGCCGCCTCGCATCAAAGTAGGACGTCGCATCGGAATAGCCTTCCACGGCGACGCAGATCCACACGACAACCACGCAGATCATGAAGTCTGCGCCGGCGACAGCGTACACTTGCCTGCGTGACACGAATGTAACGACTCGTTGAAATGTTGCGTGTCGCGTCGGGAGACAACATGGCTTGCATTATAAAAAAAGATATAATTACGAACCATCTGAAATCGTTGGTGAACTTGTTGTACGAAGCGACGTTGTAGAAAATTGTCACAGTTATTCCAAAGCCCAACAGTTGTTTCTTGATTACTTCGTGCCAGAGCTGCAGGAAGACAATGCCCAGATGAACTACACAAGATCCGCTACACAAGTGCTAGTGTCATCGCGTGGCTCTGTACTGTGCCAGAGGCGTCGAGCGTGGCTTAGGGGACCGGAGGCCTTAGCAGTCACCCGTGTGTTCAATACAAGATGGGCTTCCGATAAGCGATAGTCGTCGgaccccacgttgggcgccaattcAGTGGGATCCGTAGCCCACAAACCCGGAGTGGTTCCGATCCGCAgttgataattgacacaaaaaggcgtacgcctgtctctctcctcgaatcagacgcgataaccctatcattcgtgacagtggttggcgcacagcgtgctatgcggtgaagttcagtttttagagtgtatcatGCAGTCCTTGTCTTATCTTTCTCTCCGAGAAAGACTTAGGGGCACAACAGATAACTTGCATAAGACGAACGTCCCCACGCCTTATGGAGCTATACGTATGGGACTGCCTGATATCGACGCTTTAAACGCTTACAACACGAGATGAGCGGCTAAACATCTCTCCCGTGCCTTCTGCCGCAAGCCTGCgagcctcaaggtgcctaagaacGTGAACGACTGAAATTTGGCagccgtcgaaaaagccagataAAGGCGGGAACTCGAATGCCAGTCGAGCGCTAATCACTACGCCACGCTGGCATCTACTTTCCGATGACTTCCAAAAAGGTTTCTATCGACTAACGAGACACGCCACTCACTCTCTTCGCATTGTCTCCTACATTTCTTCGCATACGCACACGCATACGTATTACGTACAACCACGTGCGTACAACAGAAGTATGAGGCAGCGACATCTGGGGAACGAGATGGACAATAACTGTACTGACGCTGAAACACAGAGGAACACAATGATCACCAGATGCCGCTACCTCGTCCTTGTGTCTGCTTGTGTTGTATGCATGTGTGTTTGAGAAAAATGTAGGACAGAATGCGTTTTAGTCGATTCGCTTAGTCGAGGCGCTTTGGGTCGGAAATAATGTGTCTGCTTAGTGTAGCGGTTAGCGCGCTCGACCAGCACTCAAGAGGTGCTATGTTCGATTCCCGTCACTGCCTAGTTTTTTCGGCGACTGGCATATATGTGTGGGCGTGTGTGTTCCCGCGTCCCCAGCGGTCGTCGTGTATAGGTCATTGTTTCGTCGTACATGATAGTACCCTCAAGCATTGAATTCATTAAACATCTTCAGAAGTACTCCATTGCACATCGCCCCCTATTGCACGAGCCTCCATTCTCACAAAAGGCGTTAAGAATGTGTCATACACGCGCAGCTTttaagaaggaaagaaaaagagatgCACAGATGACATCGAGTACTGAGGACACGAGGTACCCACAAGACACATTCCATACTACCACTCAGAGAACACAAAAATAATGACCTAGCGGATTTTCACAACGGTCACCCCTGTCAGTCGAAGTCAATTACATTTCCTTCCTATTGAAGCCTCATCTCACCCCTCATGTCTTTCAATACTTCACCTCCCTCCACCTTCATGCCTCTATACTCCTCACATCACCTCTCACCTTCATGTTAATAAGCTGGCTCCATCTGGTGTTCAAAAGATGTGTGCTGTGGATGGCACCCGGCAGGAAAGTAATTCTGATTGCGAAGGCCATGAAGGCGATCAGGGCGAAGGCTGTCAACACTAACATGAACTGGCATAAAAAGACGGATAGAAAGGGTCATTAAGTGATGGCTAGGACACAGATATTGCAGCAATAGAGTTTGAGTATGGTTGGCTTGAGTATGATCGACTTGAACACGACCAGTATTCTTTGCTTCTAAAATACTATAACAATATCGAGCTCAGGCGGCGAAAGGCAGCTTTTCCACATAGCATTAGTGTCACGTAAGAAAGTTCGCTATAGGGAGCATTTATCTACCAGTTTATAGACGTGATaattaaacaaaatacagaagccgacactgaagatttttgtttaagtttaatttgtacaagctttcgcgtggaggtccacgcttcctcaggtacctgaggTACCTGAGGTACCTGAGGTTCCTCAGGTacaggtacctgaggaagcgtggacctccacgcgaaagcttgtacaaattaaacaaaaatcttcagtgtcggcttctgtattttgtttatgtgatctacaggacttgactcccctcttcgtatacgcacgTGATAATTAAAAAAAGCAATTTAGGCTGTTTGCTACTTCCAGTTACATAGAAGCATACAAGCATACATACAAGTTACATAGAAGCATACAAGACAGATAACGTGAAGTATGGGCACATGTAAGCTTCTACAACCAACACAAGCTTATTGAAACACATATG contains:
- the LOC135399014 gene encoding glycine receptor subunit alpha-4-like isoform X1, which gives rise to MWPSISLTALFLVSCAHAFNKSRLLELFPSNYTDETIPPSTGQPLPVYINLEILQTGSISETNSHFELHMYMFEQWRDSRLADVGDPSPGVILPTSIADRLWTPTIAFDNAKRASIATAVRRTVLFKDKNLLRITRYHFDVQCDIDVTFFPLDVQRCPFTIRCLFDTSHRVKLQWTSDAAVREIAQVKSIVMRSDNEDSSFSMETPVTASTKLVLPSGTFSVLNVNFTFRRELTSQVFKKYLPSSLVVMLSWAGFWIDIAVVPARVILGITSVLTIVTQITQAFDVTYVTFLDLWLFTCELMVIAAVLEFVVAYTMAKPKKQPAPAAHTAYDISATTPDARQEKNIKKALHELLNKNIGAVKTDVDGFCQMAFPITFLAFVVWYWAMLVYFTMPRDDED
- the LOC135399018 gene encoding sodium- and chloride-dependent glycine transporter 2-like, which produces MSVYWKHGYQFVICCLCYNASIYKFFYVPHLVRQHGGVAFLLVYAVVCLTLAIPLMCFQAALAQFTSGGNRGVLEVVPLLRGFAYSKLSIALWGAFPMGMRLGFSLLYIVYSIQTPLPWSSCNGSWAGNDNGCFVLTGNAPACRATFWQLARVYKKSQLTTGVAILEDDVVTIVPFDVFEKESKTCIEGDVTATELFYRQKSGAYQENILWYALAWLGVFAVARRRIVPSYPFMLVLTAFALIAFMAFAIRITFLPGAIHSTHLLNTRWSQLINMKLWHEVIKKQLLGFGITVTIFYNVASYNKFTNDFRWQVYAVAGADFMICVVVVWICVAVEGYSDATSYFDARRQIEMPGLLFVTVPDLLSTLEYHRLWTTIYFAYLLATLICMPVMLTDAILEVILFDFPTFENIPSVTTAMVCCVLFMVEASFDRKGGWEFVNQVAGQQGLLSEMTIAETICIIWLYGLQQIDFDIDSMIGVCPNMLMRICWTFVLPFIPTMVVAFRYVIFDDMRSELGPAWIAVLSCYGVVISIILAYGFTLAKLNNFNWLQLTSPTSPWYPKEHEHLITYKLKMQSVLEEIVKEQDPACP